Within the Flavobacterium sp. N502536 genome, the region TACCTACTAATAGTACAAGTGAACGCTCAGTGTTGTAATCGTGACGATTTTTTTTCAAGTGTTCAGTTAAGTGTGAAATTCTGTAAGTGAACAATGCGATTTGACCTTCTGCGCTTCCAGTGTTTGTTGCAGCACCGTGTTGTGCGAAAATCTCTTCTTTCTTTTCTTTAGTTAAATACATTCCAATATTATTTAATGATTTTTATGTATGTCGTACAACTTTTGTAAGACGGTGCAAAATTAGAACTTTTTTCTGAAAAAATAAATTTAAATATTGAAAAAATTAAACATTTGGTAATTTAACACCATATTTAACTTTTTAAAATGAGATCCTGATTAAAATAATTTGGCAACTTCCTGATTTACGAACTCTAAAAACCTTTCATCGGCTTCTGTAAACGGATCAATAACATGACTGTCAATGTCGATTTGACCAATATTTATACCGTTAACAAATAAAGGAACTACTATTTCAGATTTTACAGTAAAACTGCAGGCAATATAATTGTCCTGAGCGGCAACATCCGGCACTACAAAATTGGCATTACTTTCGGCTACCTGACCGCAAATCCCTTTTCCGAAAGGAATAACAGTATGGTCTGTTTCTGCTCCAACATACGGCCCCAAATGCAGAGTTTTGTTCTCGTGATTGGCAAAATAAAAACCAACCCAGTTGTAGTATTCAATATTTTCGTTCAATAACTGACAGATTGCTAATAATTTTTCGTCTCTAACTAATACTGAATCAGAAACAATAGCGCTTATTTTTGGTTGTAATTCTTGAAATGTCATGATGTTAAAATTTTATACAAAAGTATTTAAAGCTAAACTCAAAAAATACATAAATTTGAAAAAAAATTCCGTTGAAAAAATATTTAGTACAGTTTAAGCCCTTCCTGATTTTTATAAGCACTTTTTTTGCGGCCTATATTGTACTAACCTTGGTGTATAAGTTCTATTTGAACGGTTTCGGACCCAATGAAGTAGATGGAATAACCAATGTTGTGGGGCGAAATGTAGAACAACTCATGCAATTGTTTCATTGTGATATCAAAGTTCATAAAAGCCTCACTGATTCGTGGTTAGAAGTTTGGTACAATAAACATTATTCGGTTCGAATCGTTGAAGGTTGCAATGCTGTAAGCGTTATGATTCTGTTTGTTGCGTTTGTACTGGCATTTTCCGGAAAGTTTAAAGCTACTTTGTTGTTTATCCTATTTGGAATCTTTTCTATTTATGTTTTAAATGTGGCCAGAATTGCACTATTGGTGGTTTTGCTGTTTCGTTTTCACGAACACAATCATTTTTTACACGGAACTTTGTTTCCTTTAATGATTTACGGTTTCGTTTTTCTTTTGTGGATTGTTTGGGTAAACAAATTTTCGAAGTATGCTAAATAAAATCCTCGAACACAAATTCAAATTAATAATTGCAACAGCAATTGTACTGTGTTTTGCCGTTATCAGAGCTTTTGAAAATCAGCTGTTTTATGATCCTTTTCTGAGTTATTTTGACGGGAATTTTAAAAATTTGCCTTTTCCGGAAGTAGAGACTTTTGCTCTTTTTTGGAATCTGTTACTTCGATACGTCCTGAATACGATTCTGTCTCTTGTATTGATCTATACCTTGTTTCAGGATCGGGATATGTTTCAATTCAGCCTGTTTTTATATGCGTTTTTTGCTGTGCTGCTTCTGGTAATGTTTTTTGTTATTCTCGAATGTTTTCCACAGTGGAACTGGCTTCTTTTTTATGTA harbors:
- the rpsO gene encoding 30S ribosomal protein S15 gives rise to the protein MYLTKEKKEEIFAQHGAATNTGSAEGQIALFTYRISHLTEHLKKNRHDYNTERSLVLLVGKRRALLDYLKKKEINRYREIIKVLNIRK
- a CDS encoding GAF domain-containing protein, encoding MTFQELQPKISAIVSDSVLVRDEKLLAICQLLNENIEYYNWVGFYFANHENKTLHLGPYVGAETDHTVIPFGKGICGQVAESNANFVVPDVAAQDNYIACSFTVKSEIVVPLFVNGINIGQIDIDSHVIDPFTEADERFLEFVNQEVAKLF
- the xrtF gene encoding exosortase family protein XrtF, coding for MKKYLVQFKPFLIFISTFFAAYIVLTLVYKFYLNGFGPNEVDGITNVVGRNVEQLMQLFHCDIKVHKSLTDSWLEVWYNKHYSVRIVEGCNAVSVMILFVAFVLAFSGKFKATLLFILFGIFSIYVLNVARIALLVVLLFRFHEHNHFLHGTLFPLMIYGFVFLLWIVWVNKFSKYAK
- a CDS encoding exosortase F system-associated membrane protein, whose translation is MLNKILEHKFKLIIATAIVLCFAVIRAFENQLFYDPFLSYFDGNFKNLPFPEVETFALFWNLLLRYVLNTILSLVLIYTLFQDRDMFQFSLFLYAFFAVLLLVMFFVILECFPQWNWLLFYVRRFIIQPIFVLLFIPAFYYQQQNLKK